In Halobaculum rubrum, the following are encoded in one genomic region:
- a CDS encoding Nif3-like dinuclear metal center hexameric protein produces the protein MQRSEFVDRLDAKLDTDAYADLDASPNGLQVGGDAGEVETVAFAVDAVEATAEAAVDLGADALVTHHGMIWGGLDRVTGREYDRIEPLVANDVALYVSHLPLDGQQELGNAAGVADVLGLVGREPFGEIGPEHVGQRGVAPDGYTADELAATLEAELDHGGEGVQALAFGPDEIESVGIVTGSGSDWLREAEELGLDALVTGEGKGKAYHEAREAGVSVFLAGHYATETFGVRALQSLADDWGLETRYIDHPTGL, from the coding sequence ATGCAGCGATCGGAGTTCGTCGACCGACTCGACGCGAAGCTGGACACCGACGCGTACGCCGACCTCGACGCCTCCCCCAACGGCCTGCAGGTCGGGGGCGACGCGGGCGAGGTCGAGACCGTCGCGTTCGCGGTCGACGCCGTCGAGGCGACCGCCGAGGCCGCCGTGGATCTCGGCGCCGACGCGCTCGTGACCCACCACGGGATGATCTGGGGCGGCCTCGATCGCGTGACGGGTCGGGAGTACGACCGCATCGAACCGCTCGTCGCGAACGACGTGGCGCTGTACGTCTCGCATCTCCCGCTCGACGGCCAGCAGGAACTCGGCAACGCCGCCGGCGTCGCGGACGTGCTCGGCCTCGTCGGCCGCGAGCCGTTCGGCGAGATCGGACCGGAGCACGTCGGCCAGCGCGGCGTCGCGCCCGACGGCTACACGGCCGATGAACTCGCGGCGACGCTGGAGGCGGAGTTGGACCACGGCGGCGAGGGCGTACAGGCGCTCGCGTTCGGCCCCGACGAGATCGAGTCAGTCGGGATCGTCACCGGCAGCGGGAGCGACTGGCTGCGCGAGGCCGAGGAGCTGGGGCTGGACGCGCTCGTCACCGGCGAGGGGAAGGGGAAGGCGTACCACGAGGCGCGCGAGGCGGGCGTCTCCGTGTTCCTCGCGGGCCACTACGCGACCGAGACGTTCGGCGTTCGCGCGCTGCAGTCGCTCGCGGACGACTGGGGGCTGGAGACACGCTACATCGACCACCCGACCGGGCTGTGA